A single window of Paenibacillus sp. SYP-B4298 DNA harbors:
- a CDS encoding YhcN/YlaJ family sporulation lipoprotein, translated as MKKGAVILAAGLALTAMLAGCASNQGDVGNKSFQQNGVRQDANGNRIMNKRFANDTRNEMNRVGERRLNSNNIVGAHQNYKIDMSETAAQRVAALKEVQSAYVMLGDKNAYVAVNLHDQVNRGTTPGQVGTYATTDSIEVPSEIKRKIAAEVKQVKGNVQHVYVSANPDFVGRMTGYMNDVRAGHPIQGLIAEFNAMVERVFPQQAEPVR; from the coding sequence ATGAAAAAAGGGGCAGTAATACTTGCAGCAGGTCTGGCGCTAACCGCTATGCTCGCGGGCTGCGCAAGCAATCAGGGGGATGTAGGTAATAAGAGCTTTCAGCAAAACGGTGTGAGACAGGATGCGAACGGCAATCGTATCATGAATAAGCGATTTGCTAATGATACCCGCAACGAGATGAATCGCGTAGGCGAGCGAAGGCTGAACAGCAACAATATTGTGGGCGCGCACCAAAACTACAAGATTGATATGAGCGAAACGGCTGCTCAGCGTGTTGCTGCGCTGAAGGAAGTTCAGTCGGCTTATGTCATGCTCGGGGATAAAAATGCCTATGTAGCGGTAAACCTGCATGATCAGGTGAACCGCGGCACCACGCCAGGGCAGGTGGGCACCTATGCGACAACGGATTCCATCGAGGTTCCAAGCGAGATCAAACGGAAGATCGCTGCAGAGGTCAAGCAGGTAAAAGGCAATGTGCAGCATGTCTACGTATCGGCTAATCCTGACTTTGTCGGACGCATGACCGGATACATGAATGATGTCCGGGCCGGGCATCCCATCCAGGGTCTGATTGCCGAATTCAATGCGATGGTGGAGCGGGTGTTCCCGCAGCAGGCAGAGCCTGTGCGTTAA
- a CDS encoding helix-turn-helix domain-containing protein, protein MKASEHKSKFLLTHREREVFELLVQDKTTRDIAQQLFISEKTVRNHISNVMQKLNVKGRSQAVVELIKLGELTI, encoded by the coding sequence TTGAAGGCCAGCGAACACAAGAGCAAATTTCTGTTGACGCATCGCGAACGCGAAGTATTCGAGCTATTGGTGCAGGACAAAACAACCCGAGACATAGCCCAGCAACTATTTATTAGTGAGAAAACCGTACGTAACCACATCTCCAATGTCATGCAAAAACTAAACGTCAAAGGCCGTTCTCAGGCTGTCGTTGAACTGATCAAGCTTGGAGAGCTTACAATCTGA
- a CDS encoding HSP90 family protein, whose amino-acid sequence MSAQDNYRFQVNLGGMIDILSNHLYSTPKVYLRELLQNAVDAITARQQVGQGTAGSIKLDLIGSGSTATLSIEDNGIGLTEDNIHEFLAVIGQSSKRGGDLLTQNNSFIGRFGIGLLSCFMVSDEIVVLTQSAKEGPSLEWRGKPDGTYAIRKLETQLTPGTRVFLRCKSGSEEYYTPEFVQQSLFYYGALLPYPIQLQSEKGTLTINESRPVWISHPDLARSSRSEVLQWGEKLLGERFKDFIPLQTASGRTGGIAYILPQAINLNAKRAHRVYMKHMLVSDRAENILPDWAFFVKCLIWTDELQLTASREHFYENEQLESVREELGDAIRNELVRMAELAPDRLQAIINSHALSMKALAVQDEAFYRIIYRWLPFHSSMGQRELGELLQEYSQLYYTLTLDEYRQITHVAAAQSLPVINGGYIYDYELMAQLPLVHPGVQVERLTPEDVSFAFTDLTPDERRQYYEATRTADAVLQRFRTQVQLKRFKPSELPALYTLSKESSDLRSLELTRESTTELFSSVLGSLSAGLQQAGYATLYLNLDNPVISRIFATGKADIMPMAIEMLYVNALMMGHYPMNRQELAVLNNGIIQFIDWGLSAYSKDGGTTI is encoded by the coding sequence ATGAGCGCTCAAGACAATTACAGATTTCAGGTCAATCTTGGCGGAATGATCGACATCCTATCCAATCATTTGTACAGTACACCGAAGGTTTATCTGCGCGAGCTACTGCAAAATGCGGTTGATGCTATTACCGCCCGGCAGCAGGTCGGGCAAGGCACTGCCGGGAGCATTAAGCTCGATCTAATCGGCAGCGGCTCCACGGCCACCCTCTCCATAGAGGATAACGGCATCGGCTTGACGGAGGACAATATTCATGAGTTTCTGGCGGTCATCGGCCAGTCCTCCAAGCGAGGCGGCGATCTGCTGACGCAAAACAACTCCTTTATCGGCCGCTTCGGCATCGGTCTGCTCTCCTGCTTCATGGTGAGCGATGAGATCGTCGTCCTGACTCAGTCCGCCAAGGAAGGCCCGTCGCTTGAATGGCGAGGCAAGCCGGACGGCACCTATGCGATCCGCAAGCTGGAGACGCAGCTAACGCCAGGCACCCGTGTCTTCCTGCGCTGCAAGAGCGGCAGCGAGGAATATTATACGCCGGAGTTTGTCCAGCAATCGCTCTTTTATTATGGCGCATTGCTGCCTTATCCGATCCAGCTTCAGTCAGAGAAAGGCACCCTGACGATCAACGAGAGCCGCCCGGTATGGATCAGCCATCCCGACCTGGCACGCAGCAGCAGATCTGAGGTATTGCAATGGGGGGAGAAGCTGCTCGGAGAGCGGTTCAAGGACTTTATTCCGCTGCAGACCGCCTCTGGTCGAACAGGCGGCATCGCTTATATATTGCCACAAGCCATTAATTTGAACGCCAAGCGCGCCCACCGCGTCTACATGAAGCATATGCTCGTCTCTGATCGAGCGGAGAATATCCTGCCTGACTGGGCCTTCTTCGTTAAATGTCTGATCTGGACGGACGAGCTGCAGTTGACTGCTTCACGGGAGCATTTCTATGAGAACGAGCAGCTTGAGAGTGTGCGCGAAGAACTGGGCGATGCGATCCGCAACGAGCTGGTGCGCATGGCCGAGCTGGCTCCAGATCGGCTGCAAGCCATCATTAATTCCCATGCGCTGTCCATGAAGGCACTCGCTGTTCAGGATGAAGCCTTCTACCGCATAATCTACCGCTGGCTGCCATTCCACAGCAGCATGGGTCAGCGTGAGCTCGGTGAGCTGCTGCAGGAATATTCACAGCTATACTATACGCTGACGCTGGATGAGTATCGGCAGATTACTCATGTCGCCGCTGCCCAGTCGTTGCCTGTCATTAACGGCGGTTATATTTATGATTATGAGCTCATGGCACAACTGCCGCTGGTTCATCCAGGGGTGCAGGTGGAACGGCTGACACCAGAGGACGTCTCGTTCGCCTTCACCGACCTGACGCCAGATGAGCGCAGACAATATTATGAAGCCACGCGGACCGCAGATGCCGTGCTCCAGCGCTTCCGCACTCAGGTTCAGCTCAAGCGGTTTAAGCCATCCGAGCTGCCTGCACTCTATACCTTGTCCAAGGAATCGTCTGACCTGCGCTCGCTCGAGCTAACCCGTGAGTCAACGACCGAGCTATTCTCTTCTGTGCTGGGGAGCTTGAGCGCTGGACTGCAGCAGGCTGGCTACGCTACCTTGTATCTGAATCTGGACAATCCGGTCATCTCTCGCATCTTCGCTACAGGCAAGGCTGACATCATGCCGATGGCGATCGAGATGCTGTATGTCAATGCCCTGATGATGGGCCATTACCCGATGAATCGGCAGGAGCTTGCTGTGTTGAACAATGGCATTATTCAATTTATCGACTGGGGCTTGTCCGCGTACAGCAAGGATGGAGGAACAACCATATGA
- a CDS encoding TerC family protein, with amino-acid sequence MELFTPEFWSALLAIVIIDLVLAGDNAIVIGMAARNLPKENQKKVIFWGTFGAIAIRSLLTLVVVWLLLIPGLRLTGGVLLVWIAYKLLVEEKSHEVKSAGSLWAAIKTIIIADTAMGLDNVLAIGGAAHGNFLLVIMGLLISIPIVVWGSTIILKLMERFPVIIYIGSGVLAFTAAKMIEEEPMLSGIFGEAGIVKWGFSLLVVVLVLLAGRIKNKSKTRAQMSAG; translated from the coding sequence ATGGAGCTTTTTACACCGGAATTTTGGTCGGCGCTGCTGGCGATTGTCATCATTGATCTGGTACTGGCGGGGGATAATGCGATCGTCATCGGGATGGCGGCGCGCAATCTGCCTAAGGAGAATCAGAAGAAGGTCATATTCTGGGGGACGTTCGGGGCGATCGCGATACGAAGCCTGCTGACACTGGTTGTGGTGTGGCTGCTGCTTATTCCGGGCTTGCGCCTCACCGGCGGTGTGCTTCTGGTATGGATTGCTTACAAGCTGCTGGTGGAGGAGAAGAGTCATGAGGTGAAGTCGGCAGGCAGTCTGTGGGCGGCGATCAAGACGATCATCATCGCGGATACGGCGATGGGGCTGGATAACGTGCTGGCGATCGGCGGTGCAGCGCATGGCAACTTCCTGCTCGTTATTATGGGTCTGCTGATCAGTATCCCGATTGTTGTATGGGGCAGCACGATCATCCTGAAGCTGATGGAGCGCTTCCCAGTCATAATCTATATCGGCTCCGGTGTGCTGGCGTTTACCGCAGCGAAGATGATCGAGGAAGAACCGATGCTCTCCGGCATCTTCGGTGAGGCGGGGATAGTTAAATGGGGGTTCAGCCTGCTCGTAGTCGTGCTGGTGCTGCTCGCAGGTCGGATCAAAAATAAAAGCAAGACTCGCGCACAGATGTCTGCTGGCTAA
- a CDS encoding DUF6171 family protein, translating to MKTTAHVAHAKSRTEPCKGCSASVHVTDEQMKRLWERMSPAAEDLASAEEYSRRLEQCFSCEALQYGTTCRHCGCLVEWRAKLARSSCPYPASSRW from the coding sequence ATGAAGACGACCGCACACGTGGCCCATGCGAAGAGCCGCACGGAACCCTGCAAGGGCTGCAGCGCATCCGTTCATGTCACGGACGAGCAGATGAAGCGGCTATGGGAGCGAATGTCGCCAGCCGCCGAAGACTTGGCCTCAGCCGAGGAGTATAGCCGGCGACTGGAGCAGTGCTTCTCGTGTGAGGCGCTCCAGTACGGGACGACCTGCCGCCATTGCGGCTGTCTGGTCGAGTGGCGGGCCAAGCTGGCCAGATCAAGCTGCCCCTACCCTGCCTCCAGTCGCTGGTAG
- a CDS encoding alpha-N-arabinofuranosidase — MANLIIDESKKLGTINKNIYGHFSEHLGRCIYEGIWVGPDSSIPNTEGYRNDVVEALRNLKVPVLRWPGGCFADEYHWKDGIGPKEERPRMVNTHWGGVVENNHFGTHEFFRLCELIETEPYICGNVGSGTVHEMQEWVEYMTFDGESPMANWRQSNGQEKPWKLTYFGVGNENWGCGGNMRPEYYADVYRRYATYVRNYGENKIYKIACGPNTDDYHWTEVMMREATRFMDGFSLHYYTVPNEWEDKGAALTFDEQEWFRTLKKTLFMDELITKHSEIMDKYDPEKRVGLIIDEWGTWYNVEPGTNPGFLYQQNTMRDALVAGINLNIFHNHNDRVTMANLAQIVNVLQAVVLTEGDKLILTPTYHVLDMFKVHQDAERVSLELDTPSYTQDGESIPQVSASCSIGKDGKLNLSLCNLHHAESADIRCVLKDTARTRVSGTILHHEALNGHNTFEQPDAVKPQSFGGAELAGQTLSATLPPASVVVLTLE, encoded by the coding sequence ATGGCAAACTTAATTATTGATGAGAGCAAAAAGCTAGGCACAATTAACAAAAATATTTACGGACATTTCTCCGAGCATCTTGGACGCTGCATTTACGAAGGCATCTGGGTCGGACCAGATTCGTCCATTCCAAATACAGAAGGCTATCGCAATGACGTCGTGGAAGCGCTTCGCAACCTGAAGGTGCCGGTATTGCGCTGGCCGGGCGGCTGCTTCGCAGACGAGTACCACTGGAAGGATGGCATAGGACCTAAGGAAGAACGCCCACGCATGGTCAATACGCACTGGGGCGGTGTTGTCGAGAACAACCATTTTGGCACCCATGAGTTTTTCCGTCTGTGCGAGCTGATTGAGACCGAGCCGTACATCTGCGGCAATGTCGGCAGCGGCACTGTGCACGAGATGCAGGAGTGGGTCGAATACATGACCTTCGACGGCGAGTCGCCTATGGCGAACTGGAGACAGAGCAATGGACAGGAGAAGCCGTGGAAGCTGACTTACTTTGGCGTAGGCAATGAAAACTGGGGCTGCGGAGGCAATATGCGGCCGGAATACTATGCGGATGTCTATCGCCGCTATGCCACCTATGTTCGCAACTACGGCGAGAACAAGATTTACAAGATCGCTTGCGGCCCGAACACGGACGACTACCATTGGACAGAGGTTATGATGCGCGAGGCTACACGCTTTATGGACGGATTCAGCCTCCACTACTACACCGTTCCGAATGAATGGGAGGACAAGGGCGCTGCATTGACGTTCGACGAGCAGGAGTGGTTCCGCACACTCAAGAAGACCTTGTTCATGGACGAGCTGATTACGAAGCATAGCGAAATTATGGACAAGTATGATCCAGAGAAACGGGTTGGGCTGATCATCGATGAGTGGGGCACATGGTACAATGTTGAGCCAGGTACGAACCCGGGCTTCCTCTACCAGCAGAACACCATGCGCGATGCGCTCGTCGCCGGGATTAACCTGAACATCTTCCATAACCATAACGACCGTGTCACCATGGCCAATCTGGCGCAGATCGTCAACGTGCTGCAAGCAGTGGTCTTGACCGAAGGCGACAAGCTGATCCTGACTCCGACCTATCATGTCCTGGATATGTTCAAGGTTCATCAGGACGCCGAGCGTGTCTCTCTGGAGCTGGACACCCCGAGCTACACGCAAGATGGCGAATCCATCCCGCAAGTCAGCGCATCCTGCTCGATCGGCAAGGATGGCAAGCTGAATCTGTCGCTGTGCAATCTGCATCATGCCGAGTCTGCTGACATCCGTTGCGTGCTGAAGGACACCGCGCGTACTCGTGTGAGCGGAACAATCCTGCATCACGAAGCGCTGAACGGCCACAACACCTTCGAGCAGCCTGATGCGGTGAAGCCTCAGTCGTTCGGAGGCGCAGAGCTGGCTGGGCAGACACTGAGCGCAACACTGCCGCCAGCATCTGTAGTCGTGCTGACTCTCGAATAG
- a CDS encoding thiol-disulfide oxidoreductase DCC family protein, with product MSEHAIVLYDGVCSFCHSSVQFILQRDRRGYFQFAAQQGEVGRELLKQYGLQGLEGIVLVEGGRAYSNSTAVLRICRGLPWPWKLAAGALIVPRPLRDGIYSIIARNRYRWFGKADSCMLPSLEQRARFLD from the coding sequence GTGAGTGAGCATGCAATAGTGCTTTATGATGGCGTATGCAGCTTCTGCCATAGCAGTGTTCAGTTTATCCTTCAGCGCGACAGACGCGGATATTTTCAGTTTGCTGCTCAACAGGGGGAGGTAGGACGCGAACTGCTCAAGCAGTATGGCCTGCAAGGACTGGAGGGGATCGTGCTGGTGGAGGGTGGGCGTGCTTACAGCAACTCGACTGCCGTGCTGCGGATCTGCCGTGGTCTGCCGTGGCCCTGGAAGCTGGCTGCGGGGGCGCTGATCGTACCACGCCCATTGCGGGACGGCATCTACAGCATCATTGCTCGCAACCGCTACCGCTGGTTCGGCAAGGCAGACAGTTGTATGCTGCCCTCGCTGGAGCAGCGGGCTCGCTTCCTGGATTAA
- a CDS encoding SDR family oxidoreductase, whose translation MSPSKQYPKHTFPPQHQLRQPGLESEMNPLPIFEAESYRPGGKLTGRAALVTGGDSGIGRAAAIAFAKEGADVAIVYLDEHDDARLVQKRIEQLGRRCLLLAGDVGDEAFAKRCVQDVMDTFGKLDILVNNGAEQHPQQKLEDITAEQLAKTFRTNVFGYFYVTKAAMPHLKQGASIINTASITAYRGSANLLDYSATKGAIVAFTRSLALNVVQQGIRVNGIAPGPIWTPLIPSTFDEQQVSVFGGDTPMQRAGQPAELAAAYVYLACEDSSYMTGQMLHINGGEIING comes from the coding sequence ATGAGTCCATCCAAGCAATACCCCAAGCACACCTTCCCGCCCCAGCATCAGCTAAGGCAGCCCGGCCTGGAGTCGGAGATGAACCCGCTCCCGATCTTTGAAGCAGAGAGCTACCGGCCTGGCGGCAAGCTCACGGGCAGAGCAGCGCTGGTTACCGGCGGCGACAGCGGCATCGGACGAGCCGCAGCGATAGCCTTCGCCAAGGAGGGTGCTGATGTTGCCATCGTCTATCTGGACGAGCATGACGACGCCCGGCTTGTGCAGAAGCGGATTGAGCAGCTTGGACGCCGCTGCCTGCTCCTGGCCGGAGATGTGGGCGATGAAGCCTTCGCCAAGCGGTGCGTCCAGGATGTGATGGATACCTTCGGCAAGCTTGATATCCTGGTCAACAACGGCGCGGAGCAGCATCCGCAGCAGAAGCTGGAGGATATTACAGCCGAGCAGCTTGCCAAGACCTTCCGTACCAACGTGTTCGGCTACTTCTATGTCACCAAGGCCGCCATGCCCCATCTGAAGCAGGGCGCTTCCATTATTAATACAGCCTCGATTACCGCGTACCGCGGCAGTGCGAACCTGCTGGATTATTCAGCGACGAAGGGCGCCATCGTCGCCTTTACCCGCTCGCTTGCACTGAATGTTGTCCAGCAGGGCATACGTGTGAACGGCATCGCCCCCGGACCGATCTGGACGCCGCTTATTCCGTCTACATTTGACGAGCAGCAGGTGTCCGTATTCGGCGGGGATACACCGATGCAGCGTGCGGGTCAGCCTGCTGAGCTGGCGGCTGCCTACGTCTACCTTGCCTGCGAAGATTCCTCCTATATGACGGGCCAGATGCTGCACATTAACGGCGGCGAGATCATTAACGGATAA
- the glsA gene encoding glutaminase A codes for MPNEWSQLQVKLPQLLEESRVYASRGKVAEYIPELALAPSGALGIAIMNMKGDLLTAGDCRLSFTMQSISKIFTLMLALMDLGEEAVFTKVGKEPTGDDFNSMLKLELVEPGIPFNPLINAGAIAVTSLLRGATPADRFGRVLDFFHMLTGDDSLQVNEAVYQSEKRTAHRNRSLAYFLKENEVLDEQTDVEEVLDVYFRHCAIEVNCRHLASLARILANQGADPATGRQLIPRRYVQITKTFMISCGMYNASGEFAIQAGLPAKSGVSGGILTFVPGRYGIGVVGPALNSKGNSTAGVHLLEQLSRTFDWSIF; via the coding sequence ATGCCTAATGAATGGAGCCAATTGCAAGTCAAGCTGCCACAACTGTTGGAGGAGAGCCGCGTCTATGCTTCCCGCGGTAAAGTCGCTGAATATATTCCGGAGCTGGCGCTTGCCCCTTCTGGCGCGCTCGGCATTGCGATTATGAATATGAAGGGCGACCTGCTGACTGCTGGAGACTGCCGCCTGTCATTTACGATGCAGAGCATCTCCAAAATCTTCACATTGATGCTTGCCCTGATGGACTTAGGCGAGGAAGCGGTATTCACGAAGGTCGGCAAGGAGCCGACAGGGGATGATTTCAATTCGATGCTGAAGCTGGAGCTTGTCGAGCCCGGCATCCCGTTTAATCCGCTCATCAATGCAGGGGCAATCGCCGTCACCTCGCTGCTGCGCGGTGCAACACCTGCGGACAGGTTCGGACGGGTGCTGGATTTTTTCCACATGCTGACGGGTGATGACAGCCTGCAGGTGAATGAGGCGGTCTACCAGTCCGAGAAGCGAACCGCCCACCGCAACCGTTCACTGGCCTACTTTCTCAAGGAAAATGAAGTGCTCGACGAGCAGACTGACGTTGAAGAGGTGCTCGATGTCTATTTCCGCCATTGCGCGATTGAGGTCAATTGCCGCCATCTAGCCTCTCTGGCGCGCATCCTGGCGAACCAGGGCGCCGATCCCGCTACTGGTCGCCAGCTCATCCCTCGGCGCTATGTCCAGATTACCAAGACGTTCATGATCTCCTGCGGGATGTATAATGCCTCTGGAGAATTTGCTATTCAGGCAGGCCTCCCAGCCAAAAGCGGCGTCTCCGGCGGCATTCTGACGTTCGTTCCAGGGCGGTACGGCATCGGTGTCGTAGGGCCGGCTCTGAACAGCAAAGGCAACAGCACCGCGGGCGTCCATCTGCTGGAGCAGTTGTCGCGCACCTTTGACTGGAGCATATTCTGA
- a CDS encoding tetratricopeptide repeat protein, with amino-acid sequence MGKFLLFPLLWWLFGNPIVAIVVLLLIMYVIDRRFIGLSPSLLRPLKRRRHISRLRQQLLLNPNDIAAKHDIARLYMEQRNYREARRYLESIGDVLEHSAEYWDDLGACYLRTGDIELGEQAIGRALALNPRVKYGQPYLRLAAHYSRSDAEKALEYLEAFRTIQSSSCEGYFRLGSIYEQIGRAEDAAAAYGEGVHIYRSLPKYKRRQERKWAFRCMLKKRRRQGL; translated from the coding sequence ATGGGGAAGTTTCTATTGTTTCCATTGTTATGGTGGCTATTTGGCAATCCGATTGTGGCAATTGTAGTTCTGCTTCTGATCATGTACGTGATTGACCGGCGGTTCATCGGGCTGTCTCCGAGCCTGCTGCGCCCGCTCAAGCGGCGCAGGCACATCTCGCGGTTGCGTCAGCAGCTTCTGCTGAATCCCAATGATATTGCCGCCAAGCATGACATTGCCAGACTGTATATGGAGCAGCGCAATTATCGCGAGGCTCGCCGCTATCTGGAGTCGATCGGAGATGTGCTGGAGCATTCCGCCGAATATTGGGATGATCTGGGCGCCTGTTACCTGCGCACAGGCGACATCGAGCTTGGAGAACAAGCGATTGGGCGAGCACTGGCATTGAACCCGCGCGTCAAGTACGGTCAGCCGTACCTGCGGCTTGCCGCTCACTATTCCCGCAGCGATGCGGAGAAGGCGCTGGAGTACCTGGAGGCTTTTCGAACCATTCAATCCTCTTCCTGCGAAGGATACTTTCGACTTGGGAGCATCTATGAGCAGATCGGGCGTGCCGAAGACGCGGCGGCTGCCTATGGTGAGGGTGTGCATATCTACCGTTCCCTGCCCAAGTATAAGAGGCGGCAGGAGCGAAAATGGGCGTTTCGCTGTATGCTTAAGAAGCGGCGCCGGCAGGGGTTGTAG
- a CDS encoding sensor histidine kinase has translation MKQRYGWLLFALVIVMLLLINNTIYYYTTKRSLEQSLSHEMSSVAKQIEISVEQSRQGAEKYQELIGANLRTAAIAAQYALDPDIERVSNDELIELSERLGVLHITLLKRTSDNIVLYKSSDPKQLGVKTSSWKPWYEAFNQLFDDQQVTMDWGQSLPNFWTGPFEVATTDTSKVRKWGYYFDGSTNYITDPYVSYEMQEQYEEVTGVNRLIKQTIEQNASLLEITAFNPRTFPHGELTTRTDKGEELKHITQQPIIYGTYNYKDEEDVEYIVRSYETNQPLTVNTTINGKHVLKKFIPVEITKVASIVDEQGQPLERYVLSIVSDYRSIQETLDDQFMNIGVIIGIVTVLSGLVVWVAICVFRSSRERVVRETQQTYLDEMNQLFDAIRGQRHDFINHVQTMHSMASLNKVTELKAYAKELSGEIHELNELITIDNPSIAALIRSKLSQAGTQKVRMECRFEGMGKLELGVKSLDLTRILGNLIDNALDEVNRYAEDKRRIEVTGLLDGELEFCVSNYTERADVLKETFWFEAGYTDKGGSHQGLGLSIVRKIVEHYKGTLRVELDQPNKISIFVRLPK, from the coding sequence ATGAAACAACGATATGGCTGGTTGCTGTTCGCGCTTGTCATTGTCATGTTATTGTTGATTAATAATACGATTTATTATTACACGACCAAGCGTTCTCTGGAGCAGAGCCTGAGTCACGAGATGAGCTCTGTCGCCAAGCAGATAGAAATTTCCGTGGAGCAATCCAGGCAGGGCGCGGAGAAATATCAGGAGCTGATCGGTGCGAATCTGCGGACAGCGGCAATCGCCGCCCAGTATGCGCTTGATCCAGATATCGAAAGGGTGAGCAATGACGAGCTGATTGAGCTGAGCGAGCGGCTGGGTGTGCTGCACATCACGCTGCTGAAGCGGACGAGCGACAATATTGTTCTGTACAAATCATCCGATCCGAAGCAGCTTGGCGTGAAGACATCCTCATGGAAGCCATGGTATGAAGCCTTCAACCAGCTATTTGACGACCAGCAGGTTACGATGGATTGGGGACAGTCGCTGCCCAATTTCTGGACGGGGCCGTTCGAGGTAGCGACCACCGATACAAGCAAGGTGCGCAAATGGGGCTATTACTTTGACGGCTCTACGAATTATATTACAGATCCCTATGTCAGCTATGAGATGCAGGAGCAGTATGAAGAGGTGACGGGCGTGAATCGGCTGATCAAGCAGACGATTGAACAGAATGCCTCGCTGCTGGAGATTACAGCATTCAACCCGCGCACCTTCCCTCACGGGGAGCTGACGACGAGGACAGATAAGGGCGAAGAGCTCAAGCATATTACCCAACAGCCGATCATCTACGGTACGTATAATTACAAGGATGAGGAGGATGTGGAGTATATTGTCCGCTCTTATGAGACGAATCAGCCACTGACCGTCAATACGACGATCAACGGCAAGCATGTGCTCAAGAAATTTATCCCCGTCGAGATTACCAAGGTTGCCAGCATCGTGGATGAGCAGGGGCAGCCGCTGGAGCGGTATGTGCTTAGCATAGTCTCGGATTACCGCTCGATTCAGGAGACGCTGGACGACCAGTTTATGAACATTGGCGTCATTATCGGGATTGTGACGGTGCTTAGCGGGCTCGTCGTCTGGGTGGCGATCTGTGTGTTCCGCAGCTCCAGGGAAAGGGTGGTGCGGGAAACACAGCAGACGTATCTGGATGAGATGAATCAACTGTTCGACGCTATACGCGGCCAGCGCCATGATTTTATTAACCATGTGCAGACGATGCATTCGATGGCGTCCTTGAACAAGGTAACGGAGCTCAAAGCGTATGCAAAGGAACTGAGCGGCGAAATCCATGAGCTGAACGAGCTGATTACGATTGATAATCCATCGATTGCGGCATTGATCCGTTCGAAGCTGTCCCAGGCCGGGACACAGAAGGTACGGATGGAATGTCGATTTGAAGGGATGGGCAAGCTGGAGTTGGGTGTCAAATCATTGGATCTGACCCGTATTCTGGGCAATCTGATTGACAACGCGCTGGATGAGGTGAATCGGTATGCAGAGGACAAGCGACGGATTGAAGTGACCGGGCTGCTGGACGGGGAGCTGGAGTTCTGCGTCTCCAACTATACCGAACGGGCGGATGTGCTCAAGGAAACCTTCTGGTTCGAGGCAGGCTATACGGATAAAGGCGGCAGCCATCAGGGGCTTGGATTGTCGATCGTTCGTAAGATTGTGGAGCATTACAAAGGAACATTGCGGGTGGAGCTGGATCAGCCCAATAAGATCTCGATATTTGTACGATTGCCCAAATAG